In one window of Gossypium arboreum isolate Shixiya-1 chromosome 4, ASM2569848v2, whole genome shotgun sequence DNA:
- the LOC108460872 gene encoding probable polygalacturonase, producing the protein MESEKSNYGAIMVYFTKPSWAFLVLLFTVIAILSLQISPKAIILPFPLFPVPGSSELNFESDFDPGSCAAIFGELPERKHVMSLKDFGGVGDGKTSNTAAFRKALDYMQRFSEKGGAQLNVPQGKWLTGSFNLTSNFTLFLEQGAVILGSQDSEEWPIVEPLPSYGRGRERLGGRHISLIHGDGLTNVVITGNNGTIDGQGQIWWELWWNRTLNHTRGHLVELMNSNNILISNLTFRNSPFWTIHPVYCSNVVVKGMTILAPLNAPNTDGIDPDSSTYVCIEDCYIESGDDLVAIKSGWDQYGIKMARPSSNIKVRRISGTTPSCSGVGIGSEMSGGIFNVTIEDMHVWNSAAGVRIKTDKGRGGYIANITIRNIMMERVKIPIRLSRGSNDHPDDRWDPKAIPKIRGIFISNIVSLNSTKAPVLAGIRGASFEGLCFKNVTLLGLSPDAAWHCEFVSGCTNAVFPLPCPHLQSNGSSTCCS; encoded by the exons atggAATCTGAGAAGTCAAATTATGGTGCAATAATGGTTTACTTCACGAAGCCTTCTTGGGCTTTCCTTGTTCTTCTCTTTACTGTTATAGCAATCCTTAGTCTTCAAATCTCTCCAAAAGCTATTATTCTTCCTTTCCCACTCTTTCCCGTTCCCGGATCATCCGAACTCAACTTCGAATCCGATTTCGACCCCGGAAGTTGCGCCGCAATTTTCGGTGAGTTGCCAGAGAGGAAACATGTTATGTCGTTGAAGGACTTTGGGGGAGTTGGCGATGGGAAAACGTCTAATACGGCGGCATTTAGGAAGGCATTAGATTACATGCAACGTTTCAGTGAAAAAGGCGGGGCTCAGCTTAATGTCCCCCAAGGAAAGTGGCTAACCGGAAGTTTTAATCTCACTAGTAATTTCACATTGTTTCTTGAACAGGGTGCTGTTATCTTAGGATCTCAG GACTCCGAGGAATGGCCTATTGTAGAGCCATTGCCTTCTTACGGTAGAGGGAGAGAGAGATTGGGAGGAAGACACATAAGCCTTATTCATGGAGATGGTCTTACCAATGTTGTTATTACAg GAAATAACGGGACAATTGATGGCCAAGGTCAAATTTGGTGGGAATTGTGGTGGAACAGAACACTAAACCACACAAGAGGCCACCTCGTAGAACTGATGAACTCTAATAACATTCTTATTTCTAACTTAACCTTCCGGAATTCACCATTTTGGACGATTCATCCCGTTTACTGCAG CAATGTAGTTGTTAAGGGCATGACAATATTGGCTCCCCTTAATGCCCCAAATACTGATGGAATAGACCCAG ACTCCAGTACCTATGTATGTATTGAGGACTGCTATATTGAGAGTGGAGATGATCTTGTAGCAATAAAAAGTGGATGGGACCAATACGGCATCAAAATGGCACGACCAAGCTCAAACATAAAAGTGAGGAGAATCTCAGGCACTACACCAAGTTGTTCAGGTGTCGGCATTGGTAGTGAGATGTCTGGAGGGATTTTTAATGTAACTATTGAAGATATGCATGTTTGGAATTCGGCAGCTGGGGTCCGTATAAAAACTGACAAGGGTAGAGGGGGATACATTGCAAATATCACCATAAGGAATATAATGATGGAACGAGTCAAAATTCCTATTAGGTTGAGTAGAGGCTCGAATGATCACCCTGATGATAGATGGGATCCTAAAGCCATTCCTAAAATAAGGGGGATTTTCATTAGTAACATTGTTAGTTTGAATTCAACAAAGGCACCAGTACTGGCTGGTATTCGCGGGGCATCATTTGAAGGGTTATGCTTTAAGAATGTTACTTTACTTGGGCTTTCCCCGGACGCGGCATGGCACTGTGAGTTTGTTTCAGGTTGTACAAATGCTGTGTTTCCATTGCCATGTCCTCA